Proteins from a single region of Thermotoga maritima MSB8:
- a CDS encoding DivIVA domain-containing protein has product MKELEDLERILDSMIEDYKKLKEENKELWSKVKQLNERILHLEKEKEQLEKTIEQHKRSLNTLVEKIQRFLSLTTDQGMIQDEEENKR; this is encoded by the coding sequence ATGAAAGAACTGGAGGATCTCGAAAGGATTCTCGATTCAATGATAGAGGATTACAAAAAGTTGAAAGAGGAAAATAAGGAACTGTGGTCGAAGGTGAAACAGTTGAATGAAAGGATACTTCACTTAGAAAAGGAGAAGGAGCAGCTGGAAAAGACCATCGAGCAACATAAAAGGTCTCTGAACACACTCGTGGAGAAAATTCAGCGTTTTCTCTCCCTCACAACCGATCAGGGGATGATACAGGATGAAGAAGAAAATAAGCGTTAG
- a CDS encoding MATE family efflux transporter codes for MVLERETIGIKLLRGDPRKAIVKLSIPMMLAMLVQTIYNLADGIWVAGLGPYALAAIGLFFPVFMVIISLAAGIGVGASSVVSQKIGERDKEGADTAASVSILLSIVIGFLSIAVILPFISDILIFAGAQGETLRLALEYSVILVYFIPLIMFNNVANGVFRGEGDAKRAMVAITIGSLLNIGLDPVFIYVFGMGIRGAAYATVVSIAVSSLLIAYWMFFKKDTYVSFRLKWDGEILKRILKIGIPASLAQISMSVAIYVLNVFAVRSGGDYGVAVFTSAWRVINFGTVPLIGMAMAVTSVTGAAFGERNGEKLETAHLYAVKLGFFVGLAVMFTILIFAPYIARLFTYSQEGEKLYSDLVKALRILSLFLPGVPFGMFTSSMFQGVGQGLKSLIVTIMRTVIMQVVFSWLFVFVLRIGLVGVWWGIVLGNTTSAFITFNWGRFTVKHLKRDFQKNIT; via the coding sequence TTGGTTCTGGAGAGAGAAACCATCGGAATAAAACTTCTGAGAGGAGATCCCAGAAAAGCCATAGTGAAACTCTCAATTCCCATGATGCTCGCCATGCTGGTCCAGACGATTTACAACTTAGCTGATGGTATCTGGGTCGCGGGACTGGGACCTTACGCACTGGCAGCGATAGGATTGTTCTTCCCTGTTTTCATGGTGATCATCTCCCTCGCCGCAGGTATAGGGGTTGGGGCGAGTTCGGTGGTGTCCCAAAAGATTGGAGAAAGAGACAAGGAAGGAGCAGATACCGCGGCTTCTGTTTCCATCCTGCTTTCAATCGTCATTGGTTTTTTGAGCATTGCTGTTATTCTTCCCTTCATTTCTGACATCCTCATCTTCGCGGGAGCTCAGGGGGAAACTCTCAGACTGGCCCTCGAGTATTCGGTGATCCTCGTGTATTTCATTCCCCTTATCATGTTCAACAACGTAGCAAACGGTGTTTTCAGAGGTGAAGGAGACGCGAAAAGAGCGATGGTGGCCATAACGATAGGTTCCCTTCTGAACATAGGTCTGGATCCCGTGTTCATCTACGTCTTCGGTATGGGGATCAGAGGAGCAGCGTACGCCACCGTGGTATCAATCGCTGTTTCTTCCCTTCTGATCGCGTACTGGATGTTTTTCAAGAAGGACACGTACGTATCCTTCCGTTTGAAATGGGATGGAGAAATCCTGAAGAGAATATTGAAGATCGGTATTCCGGCTTCGCTGGCACAAATTTCAATGTCGGTGGCGATCTACGTGCTCAACGTCTTTGCGGTGAGGTCAGGAGGAGACTACGGAGTTGCGGTTTTCACGAGTGCGTGGCGTGTCATAAATTTCGGAACTGTCCCTCTCATTGGAATGGCCATGGCCGTGACATCCGTTACAGGTGCCGCTTTTGGTGAGAGAAACGGGGAGAAACTCGAAACGGCACATCTCTACGCCGTGAAACTCGGATTTTTCGTAGGGCTGGCAGTGATGTTCACAATCTTGATTTTTGCCCCATACATCGCTAGGTTGTTCACTTATTCTCAGGAAGGTGAAAAATTATACAGCGATCTGGTGAAAGCCCTCAGAATCCTGAGTCTTTTTCTTCCAGGTGTTCCATTTGGAATGTTCACTTCCTCCATGTTTCAGGGAGTGGGTCAGGGACTCAAAAGTCTGATTGTCACCATCATGAGAACTGTGATTATGCAGGTTGTTTTTTCGTGGCTGTTCGTCTTTGTTCTGAGAATAGGACTTGTAGGAGTCTGGTGGGGCATAGTCCTTGGAAACACCACATCGGCTTTCATCACTTTCAACTGGGGAAGGTTCACAGTGAAACACCTCAAAAGGGATTTTCAAAAAAACATCACATAG
- a CDS encoding peptidyl-prolyl cis-trans isomerase — protein sequence MRKWMKKWQGVIIWTIAIAFVAGMIWWSVSINLRNTQNNVKYTLEQSLAYITKDGTALNDPIYWLMPWEVNDYYSNLLSSYQITSLDPLFEEPRLKALIADVFLQQKVVLYYAEKNNIKPSKKEIEQEVNNVIQTIKNDQNQLNRIERMYGSLSNYEKNYLEPQIRVQLTIKKVQEKVGVVTEDEIKKYFEENKEDLQKQYDRVDIEAVSFDSSSTAQEFIAKASEMGFDEAASSMNVTVQPFSNATRGIFPDEIDTALFSATPGSIVGPFYFLDQWYVFRVKTSSVLTDFNAFSNSDAYSDVKTKLEQEKFQKWLEEFMKEENLSYAFNDQVLEYWWKYLKNEEDLYEKLANLLFQGENLAAETPDELKSLFVLLSDSKIQELTKQIAELTQYRTALENSQEPDEDLIKKYGKLSIEEVDARKEELEKKKAELENKKRAVVDYLYENYPSSTYVLEYAYRLHPNDINIKYNYYSNLYNQIKPYLSTGTYDPNQIFGVLLGLYTVAEATDASTSIRLDSYYMLYDMSLALNDPTSAKYYLDEMKKIDPNFMDYESAYNQVEAILEAMKTTEESTPSTATGE from the coding sequence ATGAGAAAATGGATGAAAAAGTGGCAAGGGGTCATTATCTGGACGATTGCTATTGCGTTCGTGGCGGGTATGATCTGGTGGTCGGTGTCGATCAACCTCAGAAACACCCAGAACAACGTTAAATACACCCTCGAACAGAGTCTCGCTTACATCACAAAAGACGGAACGGCTCTGAACGATCCTATCTACTGGCTCATGCCGTGGGAAGTGAATGACTACTACTCCAACCTGTTGAGTTCTTATCAGATCACATCTCTCGATCCACTTTTTGAAGAACCCAGACTCAAAGCTCTGATAGCGGACGTCTTTCTCCAGCAGAAAGTGGTTCTTTACTATGCGGAAAAGAACAACATAAAGCCTTCCAAGAAAGAAATCGAACAGGAAGTGAACAACGTTATCCAAACAATAAAGAACGATCAAAATCAGCTCAACCGGATAGAGAGAATGTACGGAAGCCTTTCGAACTACGAGAAGAACTACCTGGAACCTCAAATTCGAGTTCAGCTCACCATCAAAAAGGTTCAGGAAAAAGTGGGAGTTGTCACCGAGGACGAAATAAAGAAATATTTCGAGGAAAACAAGGAAGACCTTCAGAAGCAGTACGACAGAGTTGACATAGAAGCCGTGTCGTTTGACAGCAGTTCCACGGCTCAGGAGTTCATTGCAAAAGCAAGTGAAATGGGTTTCGATGAAGCAGCTTCCAGTATGAATGTTACTGTTCAACCTTTTTCCAACGCCACAAGGGGGATTTTCCCGGATGAAATAGACACGGCTCTGTTCAGTGCCACTCCAGGTTCGATTGTCGGACCGTTCTATTTCCTCGATCAATGGTACGTGTTCAGGGTGAAAACTTCTTCGGTTCTAACGGATTTCAACGCTTTCTCGAACAGCGACGCGTACAGTGATGTGAAAACGAAACTGGAACAGGAAAAATTCCAGAAGTGGCTGGAAGAGTTCATGAAGGAAGAAAATCTATCGTACGCGTTCAACGATCAGGTTCTTGAGTATTGGTGGAAGTACCTCAAGAACGAAGAAGATCTCTATGAAAAACTGGCGAACCTTCTCTTCCAGGGAGAAAACCTGGCGGCAGAAACACCAGATGAGCTGAAATCTCTCTTCGTCCTTCTTTCCGACAGCAAGATCCAGGAACTCACCAAACAGATAGCCGAATTGACTCAGTACAGAACAGCACTTGAAAACTCCCAGGAACCAGATGAGGATCTTATAAAGAAGTACGGGAAACTCTCCATCGAAGAAGTCGACGCAAGAAAAGAAGAGCTTGAAAAGAAAAAAGCAGAGTTGGAAAACAAAAAAAGAGCAGTTGTGGATTATCTTTACGAGAACTACCCGTCTTCCACGTATGTACTGGAGTACGCGTACCGCTTGCACCCCAACGACATAAACATCAAGTACAACTATTACTCCAATCTTTACAACCAAATCAAACCTTATCTGTCAACTGGAACCTACGATCCAAACCAGATATTTGGAGTTCTTCTCGGTCTTTACACAGTGGCTGAAGCGACGGACGCTTCTACCAGCATTCGTCTCGACTCTTATTACATGCTTTACGATATGAGTCTTGCACTGAACGATCCCACATCTGCGAAGTATTACCTTGATGAGATGAAAAAAATCGATCCAAACTTCATGGATTACGAATCTGCCTACAATCAGGTGGAAGCCATTCTCGAAGCGATGAAGACAACAGAAGAGTCTACACCTTCCACGGCGACAGGGGAGTAA
- the nrdR gene encoding transcriptional regulator NrdR, with translation MKCPFCGSMDTRVLDSRPTLDGTAIRRRRECSSCGKRFTTYERYEEAPVLVVKKDGRREKFDREKIKNGMIKACEKRPVTYEQIEEAVNRICLKLREEGSFEVETKRIGELVMEELKKLDQVAYVRLASVYRDFREVDQFLEIVKELKREKEGEEQ, from the coding sequence ATGAAGTGCCCGTTTTGTGGTTCGATGGACACGAGAGTGCTCGATTCGAGGCCAACCCTCGATGGAACTGCTATCAGAAGACGCAGGGAGTGTTCTTCTTGCGGTAAAAGATTCACCACCTACGAGAGATACGAAGAAGCGCCTGTTCTCGTTGTAAAAAAGGATGGCAGGCGGGAGAAGTTTGACAGGGAAAAGATAAAAAATGGTATGATAAAAGCTTGTGAGAAGAGACCTGTCACCTACGAGCAGATCGAGGAAGCTGTGAACAGAATCTGCTTGAAACTCAGAGAAGAAGGATCCTTCGAAGTTGAAACGAAACGAATAGGAGAACTGGTTATGGAGGAATTGAAGAAATTGGACCAGGTTGCTTACGTACGATTGGCTTCAGTCTATCGTGATTTCAGGGAAGTGGATCAATTTTTGGAAATTGTGAAAGAACTAAAAAGAGAGAAGGAGGGCGAAGAACAATGA
- the lysS gene encoding lysine--tRNA ligase, with translation MLKEFKEQRLKEIQELRSMGIEPYPYKFEKELTAREIREKYDYLQAGEVLESEKLSFAGRVMSIRHHGKTAFFHMKDDTGRIQAYIKADSVGKEKMDLFKRHVKIGDFVGVRGFPFKSKTGELTIYVQEYTLLSKALRPLPEKWHGIKDKEIIYRQRYLELIVNDEAIERFKKRFKAVRVIREFLNSRGFIEVETPILHYVTGGAEARPFVTHLNVFDIDMYLRIAPELYLKRLIVGGFEKIYEIGKNFRNEGISYKHSPEFTSIEIYQAYADYNDMMDLTEELIVEVVKRTCGTLKISYQGKEIDFTPPWKRVRMRDFLKEKLGVDILEDPDEVLLKKLEEHGVELEIKNRAHLIDKLRDLVEEELVNPTFIIDHPVVISPLAKRHREDPRLTERFELIIFGREIANAFSELNDPVDQYQRFLEQAKMREEGDEEAHMMDLDFVRALEYGMPPTGGLGIGLDRLFMFITDSPTIRDVIPFPIVKPKKFEEEEAEFEGGFEE, from the coding sequence GTGCTGAAAGAGTTCAAAGAACAACGACTCAAAGAGATACAGGAACTTCGTTCTATGGGTATAGAGCCATATCCTTACAAATTCGAAAAGGAACTCACGGCCAGAGAAATAAGGGAAAAGTACGACTATCTTCAAGCTGGAGAAGTTCTTGAATCTGAAAAGCTCTCTTTCGCAGGGAGAGTCATGTCGATACGTCACCACGGAAAGACGGCCTTCTTTCACATGAAAGATGACACGGGCCGGATCCAGGCTTACATAAAAGCAGATTCTGTTGGGAAGGAAAAGATGGATCTCTTCAAAAGACACGTCAAAATAGGTGACTTTGTAGGAGTAAGAGGCTTTCCGTTCAAAAGCAAAACCGGAGAGTTGACCATTTACGTTCAAGAATACACGCTTCTGAGCAAGGCTCTGCGGCCTCTGCCCGAGAAGTGGCACGGCATAAAAGATAAGGAAATCATATACAGGCAGAGGTACCTCGAACTCATCGTGAACGACGAGGCTATTGAGAGGTTCAAAAAGCGATTCAAGGCCGTCCGTGTGATACGGGAATTTCTCAACAGCAGGGGATTCATCGAAGTGGAAACACCTATTCTTCATTACGTCACGGGTGGTGCGGAAGCGAGGCCTTTTGTGACCCATCTCAACGTTTTTGATATCGATATGTATTTGAGAATCGCACCGGAGCTTTACCTGAAAAGGTTGATCGTCGGCGGTTTTGAAAAGATATACGAGATAGGAAAGAACTTCAGAAACGAAGGAATATCTTACAAACACAGTCCCGAGTTCACCAGCATAGAGATCTACCAGGCTTACGCGGATTACAACGATATGATGGATCTCACTGAAGAGTTGATAGTGGAAGTTGTGAAAAGAACATGTGGCACCTTGAAAATCTCCTACCAAGGCAAGGAGATAGACTTCACACCACCCTGGAAAAGAGTGAGAATGAGAGACTTTCTCAAAGAAAAACTCGGGGTGGACATCCTCGAAGATCCCGATGAAGTGTTGTTGAAGAAGCTCGAAGAACATGGGGTAGAACTGGAAATAAAGAACAGAGCACACCTCATAGACAAACTCAGAGATCTGGTGGAAGAAGAGCTGGTGAACCCCACCTTCATAATCGATCATCCTGTGGTGATTTCCCCTCTTGCCAAAAGACACCGAGAGGATCCTAGACTCACGGAAAGGTTCGAACTCATCATATTCGGAAGAGAGATCGCGAACGCGTTCAGTGAGCTGAACGATCCCGTTGATCAATACCAGAGATTTCTCGAACAGGCGAAAATGAGAGAAGAGGGAGATGAAGAAGCACACATGATGGATCTCGATTTTGTGAGGGCCCTCGAGTATGGTATGCCTCCCACGGGAGGACTGGGAATCGGTCTTGACAGGCTCTTCATGTTCATCACGGATTCCCCCACAATAAGGGATGTGATTCCCTTCCCAATTGTGAAACCCAAAAAGTTCGAGGAAGAAGAGGCGGAATTCGAAGGAGGGTTTGAAGAATGA
- the greA gene encoding transcription elongation factor GreA has protein sequence MKKVRLTREGYEKLKKELEDLKRKFMYEISERIKEARELGDLSENSEYEAAKNEQGRVGSRIMEIEQILSNAEIIEDSEESDEVTLGKWVVIKNLDTGEEHKFRIVTPQEADFFAQKLSSDSPLGKSLLGRKVGDVVKVKAPSGVQRYQVIAVMNK, from the coding sequence ATGAAGAAAGTTCGTCTCACCCGTGAAGGCTATGAGAAGCTGAAGAAGGAATTGGAAGATCTGAAAAGGAAATTCATGTACGAGATCTCTGAAAGAATAAAAGAAGCGAGGGAACTCGGAGACCTATCGGAAAACTCGGAGTACGAAGCTGCGAAGAACGAACAGGGGCGTGTTGGAAGCAGGATCATGGAGATCGAACAGATTCTGAGCAACGCGGAGATCATAGAAGATTCTGAGGAAAGCGACGAGGTTACACTGGGGAAATGGGTTGTTATAAAGAACCTGGATACCGGTGAAGAGCACAAATTTCGAATCGTCACACCTCAGGAAGCGGACTTTTTCGCTCAGAAGCTGAGCTCCGATTCTCCACTGGGCAAAAGTCTTCTCGGTAGAAAGGTGGGAGATGTGGTAAAGGTAAAAGCTCCCAGTGGTGTTCAGCGTTATCAGGTGATAGCGGTAATGAACAAGTAA
- a CDS encoding LTA synthase family protein, which produces MSDYLLVVFLAAKIVLFYVPTLSSFSVSVVFSTAGWLMLLILVFKGGHKLLYTVLSLLLFVDFLYFQNFGNLPSIKEVVLLPQVGDLGGEIKYFIDLYSLLFVADLPFVWFFFKENTKRAYSLSSLFVLVLSFTFLGAIHTSQNLQSKFVFNRYGVFDYHVQDIINLFVNKKEENNDLTVSSVRNETTKPSQKSFFGIGKGKNVIVVQMESLQNFVIGLEVNGQEVTPNINSFLRDSGTVYFSSCYQQVGSGNTADAEFIVNTSLHTLGDSVVYEEYPVINLPALPRIMKQNGYHTIAFHGNVGWFWNREEVYKHIGFDEFVSLEDFQQDEVFGMGLADVSFFKQAVQKLRNYPQPFYAFLITISSHTPFVIPEEHRKLELPEDIADTIVGHYLQAIHYADEAFGVFIDELKRAELYENSVIVLYGDHAGLYPFNREVKTKIPEILDREFSFEIALNIPFAIHIPGENIRRVVNVPGGQIDFLPTILNVMGINYREGFFMGQDLLNAKHGFAALRYHVPDGSFIDDNRVFIVSWDGRLDKSTAIDRKNGTPQRYVEFLDGYVKAIQQIEASRYFILRNCQPLQKVAKDQTSSR; this is translated from the coding sequence ATGAGCGACTATCTTCTGGTTGTTTTCTTGGCAGCAAAGATCGTTCTTTTCTACGTGCCTACTTTGAGTTCTTTCAGTGTTTCCGTTGTTTTCAGTACCGCAGGATGGTTGATGTTGCTGATTCTGGTTTTTAAGGGAGGGCACAAGCTTCTTTACACGGTGCTCTCCCTTCTGTTGTTCGTTGATTTTCTGTACTTTCAGAACTTTGGAAACCTTCCATCCATTAAGGAAGTAGTTCTGCTTCCTCAGGTGGGAGATCTCGGCGGTGAAATCAAGTACTTCATCGATTTGTACTCTCTTCTCTTTGTGGCGGATCTTCCTTTCGTGTGGTTTTTCTTCAAAGAAAATACGAAGCGAGCGTATTCTCTGTCTTCGCTTTTTGTCCTGGTTCTGTCTTTCACCTTTCTCGGTGCCATCCACACCTCTCAGAATCTACAATCGAAGTTTGTCTTCAACAGATACGGTGTTTTCGATTATCACGTTCAGGACATCATCAATCTCTTTGTGAACAAGAAAGAAGAAAACAACGATCTGACAGTTTCTTCTGTTAGAAATGAAACGACAAAACCTTCTCAAAAAAGCTTTTTCGGAATAGGAAAAGGAAAAAACGTGATAGTCGTTCAGATGGAATCGCTGCAGAATTTCGTGATCGGTCTTGAGGTGAACGGGCAAGAAGTCACGCCGAACATAAATTCATTTTTGAGAGATTCCGGAACCGTCTATTTCTCAAGCTGCTACCAGCAAGTGGGGAGCGGGAACACGGCGGACGCCGAGTTTATTGTGAACACCTCTCTTCACACACTGGGAGACAGTGTGGTCTATGAAGAGTACCCCGTGATAAACCTTCCTGCTTTGCCCAGAATTATGAAACAAAACGGCTATCACACAATAGCGTTTCATGGAAACGTTGGCTGGTTCTGGAACAGAGAAGAGGTTTACAAACACATCGGTTTCGACGAATTCGTGAGTCTTGAGGATTTCCAGCAGGATGAGGTTTTCGGAATGGGATTGGCTGATGTTTCTTTCTTCAAGCAGGCTGTTCAGAAACTGCGAAACTATCCACAACCCTTCTACGCTTTTTTGATAACTATATCCAGTCACACTCCCTTTGTTATTCCTGAAGAGCACAGAAAACTCGAACTTCCTGAAGACATAGCTGATACCATCGTTGGACACTATCTGCAGGCTATACATTACGCCGATGAAGCGTTCGGTGTTTTTATTGATGAGTTGAAACGCGCTGAACTCTACGAAAACTCCGTGATCGTTCTCTACGGTGACCACGCGGGTCTGTATCCATTCAACAGGGAAGTCAAAACGAAGATACCTGAGATCCTGGATAGAGAATTCTCTTTCGAAATCGCCCTCAACATTCCCTTTGCTATCCACATCCCTGGAGAGAACATTCGTAGAGTAGTCAACGTCCCTGGAGGACAGATAGACTTTCTTCCCACGATCCTGAATGTGATGGGAATAAATTACAGAGAAGGTTTCTTCATGGGGCAGGATCTTCTGAACGCGAAACATGGTTTTGCTGCTTTGAGATATCACGTTCCGGACGGATCTTTCATAGACGACAACCGGGTGTTCATTGTCTCATGGGACGGTAGACTGGATAAGAGTACGGCTATCGACAGAAAAAATGGTACTCCTCAAAGGTACGTGGAGTTTTTAGATGGCTATGTAAAGGCCATACAGCAAATAGAGGCTTCCAGATACTTCATCCTCAGAAACTGTCAGCCTCTGCAGAAGGTCGCCAAGGATCAGACCTCCTCGAGGTGA
- the whiA gene encoding DNA-binding protein WhiA, producing the protein MSLLRRTFSEEIKEELVNVPFGSREEVISELLGFIKARGDLDVKSRHIVFSLHSFAASRRLLNLMKYLSKPVSEIIVEKSHNIKKRYIKITAEYSESFMVIEPFFDVALFVSFLRGLFLSGGSMTNPRYHYHLEINLFEEETLALTRKSLKDFFNINAGIIELRNTRKLYIKSIKDILVFLEAIGVQRKLEEIDRIVTERKVIGDVNRTVNFIEANAIRTANSTARQIRAIELIKENMGLENLPEDLRRVALVRLRNKELSLRELGKKLNLTKSQIYSKLKRIIKIAERFGDVK; encoded by the coding sequence GTGAGCCTCTTGAGGCGAACTTTCTCTGAAGAGATAAAAGAAGAACTCGTGAACGTCCCTTTTGGTAGTCGTGAAGAGGTTATATCGGAACTTTTAGGTTTCATAAAAGCGCGGGGCGATCTGGATGTTAAGAGCAGGCATATCGTTTTTTCTTTGCACTCTTTTGCCGCCTCGAGGCGGCTTTTGAATTTAATGAAGTATCTCTCAAAACCCGTTTCGGAGATAATTGTAGAGAAATCACACAACATAAAGAAGAGGTACATAAAAATCACCGCAGAGTATTCAGAAAGTTTCATGGTGATAGAGCCGTTCTTCGACGTAGCCCTCTTTGTTTCATTTTTGAGAGGACTGTTTCTCAGCGGAGGATCCATGACGAATCCAAGGTATCATTATCATCTGGAAATCAATCTGTTTGAGGAAGAAACGCTCGCTCTCACCAGAAAAAGCTTGAAAGATTTCTTCAACATAAACGCAGGCATCATAGAACTCAGGAATACAAGAAAACTTTATATAAAGTCTATAAAGGACATTCTTGTGTTCCTTGAAGCCATAGGGGTTCAGAGAAAGCTGGAAGAGATAGATCGAATCGTCACTGAAAGAAAAGTGATCGGTGATGTGAACAGAACGGTCAACTTTATAGAGGCGAACGCCATCAGAACAGCAAACAGTACGGCTCGTCAGATACGTGCGATAGAGCTTATAAAAGAGAACATGGGACTCGAAAACTTACCCGAGGATTTGAGAAGAGTCGCTCTGGTTCGATTGAGAAACAAAGAACTCTCACTCAGAGAGCTGGGGAAAAAGTTAAATCTCACAAAATCTCAAATATACTCGAAACTGAAAAGAATTATCAAAATAGCTGAAAGGTTTGGTGATGTAAAATGA
- a CDS encoding YvcK family protein translates to MKVVAVGGGTGLSTLLKGLKNIDSFEITAVVSVTDEGGSSGKLRKELNVPPPGDVRNNIVALAKDEDLLAKLMSYRFSEGSFKGHSLGNLIIAALTKIEGSFSEAIRILERVLAIKGRVLPVSEDHARLVARFEDGEEVIGETNIVRKGGKIVEVRLDRPIDALPEVLEAIERADIIIFGPGSLYTSIITNVLVNGVKDAIKKSKAKKIYVCNLMTQPGETTGYRVSDHVKELERYLEQSVDFVLVNTRKPSEEVLERYRKEGSDFVEIDAENIQNTILAEPFLVEIVDPSDGQRKIRHDSVKLADVIERISRW, encoded by the coding sequence GTGAAGGTGGTCGCTGTAGGTGGAGGGACGGGACTTTCCACTCTTTTGAAAGGCTTGAAAAACATCGATTCTTTTGAAATAACCGCTGTTGTCTCAGTCACTGACGAAGGGGGAAGCTCCGGAAAGTTAAGAAAAGAGCTGAACGTACCTCCTCCCGGTGATGTGAGAAACAACATCGTGGCTCTGGCAAAAGATGAAGATCTTCTTGCGAAGCTGATGAGCTATCGTTTCAGTGAGGGGTCTTTTAAGGGACACAGTCTGGGAAACCTGATAATAGCGGCTCTTACCAAGATCGAAGGAAGTTTTTCGGAGGCCATAAGGATCTTGGAGAGGGTGCTCGCTATAAAAGGGAGAGTCTTACCCGTAAGCGAAGATCACGCAAGACTTGTGGCAAGGTTCGAAGATGGAGAAGAGGTGATCGGTGAAACGAACATCGTCAGAAAAGGTGGAAAGATAGTCGAAGTCAGGCTGGATAGACCGATCGATGCACTTCCTGAAGTCCTCGAGGCGATTGAAAGGGCCGATATCATCATCTTTGGCCCAGGGAGTCTCTACACGAGTATCATCACAAACGTTCTCGTAAACGGTGTGAAGGATGCGATTAAAAAATCGAAGGCGAAGAAAATATACGTGTGTAACCTCATGACCCAGCCAGGTGAAACAACAGGATACAGGGTCTCGGACCACGTTAAAGAACTCGAAAGGTACCTGGAGCAAAGCGTCGATTTTGTGCTGGTGAACACCCGCAAACCTTCTGAAGAGGTGCTCGAAAGGTATAGAAAAGAGGGCAGTGATTTCGTGGAGATCGACGCTGAAAACATACAGAACACCATTCTGGCAGAGCCTTTTCTTGTAGAGATAGTTGACCCCTCAGATGGTCAAAGAAAGATAAGACACGACTCTGTGAAACTGGCGGATGTGATTGAGAGAATTTCGAGGTGGTGA
- a CDS encoding IMPACT family protein, which yields MEWKTVVKPHTERINVKRSEFYATIFPVKDEKDFREKLKEVSKRDATHNCWAYRIFSPNGILEHSSDDGEPSGTAGRPILGALKKYDLMNTAIVVTRYFGGVKLGVRGLIEAYSSAAEMAVKGAELRKLRLMKEFEVEVDYQELNNVFRVVEMMGLELVEMDYTERGAKILLRGLEVPENLVIKTIRDVLI from the coding sequence GTGGAATGGAAGACGGTGGTGAAACCCCATACAGAAAGAATCAACGTTAAAAGATCGGAGTTCTATGCCACGATCTTTCCAGTAAAGGATGAAAAAGACTTTCGTGAGAAGCTGAAAGAAGTTTCGAAGAGAGATGCAACTCACAACTGCTGGGCTTACAGGATCTTCTCTCCAAACGGTATTCTTGAACACAGTTCGGACGACGGTGAGCCGAGTGGAACGGCGGGCAGACCAATCCTCGGGGCTCTAAAAAAATACGATCTTATGAACACGGCGATCGTTGTCACAAGATATTTTGGTGGAGTGAAACTGGGTGTTCGTGGACTCATAGAAGCTTACTCTTCGGCCGCTGAGATGGCGGTCAAGGGAGCAGAATTGAGAAAGCTGAGGCTCATGAAAGAGTTCGAAGTGGAAGTAGATTATCAGGAACTGAACAATGTGTTCAGAGTTGTGGAGATGATGGGGCTGGAGCTCGTTGAGATGGACTACACAGAGAGGGGTGCAAAAATCCTGCTTCGTGGTCTTGAAGTACCTGAAAACCTGGTTATAAAAACGATTCGTGATGTGTTAATATAA